AGAGAGTCTACCAACTACTCTCGAACTGATCAAAATACCTCAGACTTTCGGATGGGGTATAGCATTTAATCTGAAGAATCCTTGGCTTAGATATTATCAGGTTAGAGCTGCAATTGCATACATACTGAATAGGTCAGCAATAGCGGCAGTAGGAGGGCCTTTAACGTCTCCGGTAAGTATTCCTAATGCAATTCCTAATGTATCGTATTATTCATTTATGACATCACCACAATATTACTCTTCGTTAAATCCGTATAACACTAACTTGACAAAAGCTGCACAATTACTAGAAAGTGTAGGGTTTTATCAAAAATCTGGAGTTTGGTATACTCCAAATGGCACGCCATTTACTCTAATTTTAAGTGCAGGTAGTCCACCTACTCAGGCTTTAGCGATGATGGAGGAGGTACAAAAGGAACTTCAAGAATTTGGTATTAATGTGCAGTTACATATATATACTGTGGTAAGCCAGTGGCATCAAGCATGGCAAAATGGAACAGGTTACGATTTATGGTTCGAAAATTGGGGTAGTTCATATTCTCCTGACACTGCCCCATGGAGTTTAGTACTTTCATATTTTGGTGGATATCCATGGAATGTGACTCAATGGGATGAAAATATTACATTGCCTAATGGTACTGTAATAGACTTTTATAAGTTACTTCAAGAAACTGAGTCTCCAAATAGTACACAACAATTGGTACAAGCTAATCAAGAATTATCATACTATATGAATCAATATTTGCTTCCGATATTACCGTTAGTATCTGTAGAGAATTACGTGATTGTTAATCCATCATTACTTATAGCTGCACCACCCGCTAATTCATGGATATGGGAAGAGGCACAGTATGGAATAGGTGGTACCGCAATGGTACAAGCTCTTATTGACTATTGGTATGTCCCACTTTATAAAAGTACTATAGTAACTACTACTTCAGTTACAACGACAACAACTTCAGTGACTACTACCACTTCTGTCACAACTACCTCGGTAGCTACATCTACCACTACTGTTACAACAACTTCAACGTTAATAACCCCGACTACTGTTACAACAGCAGTTTCATCTATTCCAATTATTCCGATTGTCATTGCTGTAGTTATCATTATCATTGTTATTATTGTGGCTGTACTGCTACTTATGAGAAGAAGATAAAGTAATAATGTTGTGTAGAGATATAATAAGAAGTAATTCCTTCATTTTTTTTTTTAAATTTTTTCTCAAAATAAATGTTAATAGGTTCTTATCCTGGGATTAGTTATTTCGTCAATTCCATAACTTAATAAAATAAGACCAGCCATGAAGCCTATTATTGCTACTGTAGGAAAGAAGAGGTAATATACAGCCTTACCACCTAATGCTGCACCATAACTTAACGCTTGTTGAATCATAGCACCCCAATTATTTGGATTGTATGGTAACACTCCTAAATAATATAAACCTACCTCCGCATATACTGCAGATTCTACGTTAAAAATATAATGTATTGCAATATACGAGCCTAAAGTTGGTACAACTTCTCTAAATATTATGTACCTCCTAGTTAATCCCAATACTTTAAGTACCTCTATTGTTGGAGAATTTCTAATTACTAAAACTTGTGATCTTACAGATCTTGCTAGTCCGGCCCAACTGGTTATGCTTAGTATTAAGGAAAGAAAGATCGGATTACTCGTTTTAAATGCACTTACTATTATTATTATCAGTATGAGACTAGGTAAAGTTAAGATAATGTCAGTAATTCCCATGAGAATATTATCAACGATTCCACCAACATAACCAGCAACTATTCCAACTGCAATACCTATTAGGGTGGCAAATAGGCCAGCTAAGAAGCTGATTTCGACTACTGATTCAGCACCTTGAATTATTTGGACCAATATACTTTCTGCAAATGGACCAGTACCAAAGATAAGATAAAAGTTTGATATTTGTGGAGGCATGAATATCGTACTTGGACTAGGTTGTAGTGAATACGTTTTAGGAAATATAATCTGTCCGAATACGGCTATTAGTATGTAGAAAACTACAATTATGAGCCCGATTCTAGATTTTTTATTCTTCCATAACAGTATTAAATACTCAGTTAGCTTATTTTGCATATTATCTATTATCTTATTACTCCCTTTTATTTCTTAGAGAAAGAGCTTTAAGTTATGGACTTCACATTAATATGTATATGATATTAGAGGTATCAAATCTTACAGTTATTTATGATGAGGGCAATAACCGAATCATAAGGGCAGTTAATGATGTGAGTTTTGAAGTACAAAGGGGTGAGATTTTAGGTATTATAGGTGAGAGCGGTTCTGGTAAGTCGACTTTAATTAGTGCGATACTGAGGGCAATAAAACCCCCTGGCAAAATAATTTCTGGAAGAGTAATTTTTAATGGTGTTGATCTGCTTTCAATGAATGAAGATGATTTTAGAAGACTATTATGGAAAGAAATATCTTATGTTCCTCAAGCTAGCCAGAACGCTTTAAATCCAGTCTTGCCCATTCGCAAGATTTTTTATTACGAGGCCGTGAGTCATGGCGAAGACGATGAAGCAGAGATAACTAGTAGAGCAACTGATCTATTAAAACTGGTCGGTCTTGATCCTAAGCGCGTACTTAATATGTACCCTTTTCAGTTGTCAGGTGGAATGAAACAAAGGATTATGATCGCGTTAAGTCTCTTACTAAATCCTAAATTAGTACTAATGGATGAACCAGCTAGTGCGTTAGATATGCTTAATCAAGAATTAATTTTGAAACTGATAAAAGACATTAATCAACAACTGGGAATAACGATAATATATGTCACACATGATATACTTAACATAGCGCAAATAGCCAATAGATTACTGGTTATGTATAAGGGTTATGTTATGGAAGAAGGAGAAACTGAAGATATCGTTAAAAACCCATTAAATCCCTATACCTCTCTGCTCATCTCTTCGATCCCACCTTTAAAAGGTGAAATAAGACCAATTAATATTCCCTCAGAGGAAATTATTCAAATCAGAAATAAAGGATGTCCATTTTTAAACAGATGCTCAAAGGCTTTTGAGAAATGTAGCGAATTGCCCCAAATTCACATAGTTAAAGACAGAAAAGTGAGGTGTCATCTATATGGATCTTATTGAACTTAAAAACGTCTCAGTGTTCTTTGAGGAGAAAATTGGGTTATTTAAAAAAAGGGAATTTTACGCTCTTAACGAGATCTCACTAAATATGGGCCAAGGAGATTTACTTATAGTATTAGGTGAAAGTGGCGCTGGTAAAACTACTTTAGGACGTGTAATTGTGGGATTACAAAAACCAAATAAGGGAAATGTAATCTACAAGGGTTATGATATCTGGAAATCTAAAAGGAAAATATTTAAAGTA
The nucleotide sequence above comes from Sulfolobus tengchongensis. Encoded proteins:
- a CDS encoding ABC transporter substrate-binding protein, which produces MRKELVLELGIILSISVMLFSLSGAIISTSQTSALPSTLTLSWYNSNIIGYSSLSTYNPNIFAGGLGGSFYGLLYAYSAIVNVTNSQMIPVIVVSWNFSPPNWQQVWQKQPINVTLIIRNDTGWSNGQPLTAYDLMATCLVLDMFGAPPFPNYTVINNYTLVETWPKGQLSPILYTCTLINTAGLGEVAIIIPYQIWKPIINQILGNWTKIQNTSDMKLAQQIINNIRNEIKNFKPNAATYPYDGPFYLSQLTSSEIVLNKNPYYYDAKYIPFNQVVIYQYGQADLAAAAITGQQVSIDWSGLTGLSPTQLESLPTTLELIKIPQTFGWGIAFNLKNPWLRYYQVRAAIAYILNRSAIAAVGGPLTSPVSIPNAIPNVSYYSFMTSPQYYSSLNPYNTNLTKAAQLLESVGFYQKSGVWYTPNGTPFTLILSAGSPPTQALAMMEEVQKELQEFGINVQLHIYTVVSQWHQAWQNGTGYDLWFENWGSSYSPDTAPWSLVLSYFGGYPWNVTQWDENITLPNGTVIDFYKLLQETESPNSTQQLVQANQELSYYMNQYLLPILPLVSVENYVIVNPSLLIAAPPANSWIWEEAQYGIGGTAMVQALIDYWYVPLYKSTIVTTTSVTTTTTSVTTTTSVTTTSVATSTTTVTTTSTLITPTTVTTAVSSIPIIPIVIAVVIIIIVIIVAVLLLMRRR
- a CDS encoding ABC transporter permease, whose amino-acid sequence is MQNKLTEYLILLWKNKKSRIGLIIVVFYILIAVFGQIIFPKTYSLQPSPSTIFMPPQISNFYLIFGTGPFAESILVQIIQGAESVVEISFLAGLFATLIGIAVGIVAGYVGGIVDNILMGITDIILTLPSLILIIIIVSAFKTSNPIFLSLILSITSWAGLARSVRSQVLVIRNSPTIEVLKVLGLTRRYIIFREVVPTLGSYIAIHYIFNVESAVYAEVGLYYLGVLPYNPNNWGAMIQQALSYGAALGGKAVYYLFFPTVAIIGFMAGLILLSYGIDEITNPRIRTY
- a CDS encoding ABC transporter ATP-binding protein, which translates into the protein MILEVSNLTVIYDEGNNRIIRAVNDVSFEVQRGEILGIIGESGSGKSTLISAILRAIKPPGKIISGRVIFNGVDLLSMNEDDFRRLLWKEISYVPQASQNALNPVLPIRKIFYYEAVSHGEDDEAEITSRATDLLKLVGLDPKRVLNMYPFQLSGGMKQRIMIALSLLLNPKLVLMDEPASALDMLNQELILKLIKDINQQLGITIIYVTHDILNIAQIANRLLVMYKGYVMEEGETEDIVKNPLNPYTSLLISSIPPLKGEIRPINIPSEEIIQIRNKGCPFLNRCSKAFEKCSELPQIHIVKDRKVRCHLYGSY